The sequence gaagaaaagaaggaagaaatcaAGGACAAATTCATAACTTCATTTGACTATAACATCAATAGAAGGTcacttggttttttttttttttgaaaaaaaaaatcattataaaaggtcatttgacattttttttccaaaaaaaaaatcattttacatTTTGGATTTCCACAATAGGTAAGTGTACGAAGATAGTAGTTGCAAAACATTTGCATGAAAAGCTGAATTACTCTATtggttaaaagattaaagctgAATTATTCTATTGGTTAAGATTACACTTTCAAACCTTTTAgagtaaatttaaataataataataataataaatttttttaaaaaaaaattgtaacaattatatacTCAAAAGGGTAAATTACAACACTACTGAAAAGTGATCTTTTCATTTACCAACCTGAGTAAAACTGGTTAAGAACTCCATTTACTTCCACTTATTGAACtaacaaaaatgtaaaataaaataatgtgttGTTATGATATTCAAGGGTTTACTTTTAAAAAGCAATGGAGGAGAGCTTGAGAGTCTAATTGCAAACTTCATGGGGAAAAATCCAACGACCTGgaaaaaactgaaaatattaatGTGGCAAATTTTGTTTGCTTAATCATTATAGTTGTATCTACTATactataaaattgattttttttaaaaaaaaataatattattttaatatttatcaacgaaaataaaatagaaaggaaagaaataataaaattaaatactcttttctttcaaattagTCCCTTATCTTTACTTCAACATCACCATCACcactaccctatttttgtcaataatttgACCTTTAatcttatttctaaaatttatttcttCGACCactctattttcaaaatttttttctcaagtaccttattttttttattattttcaaacactacattaaaaattgatacaattatataaatttaaagttcaatttttatccttttttatAGTTTGAGTTCCACTGGTAGAAGTTTAAAGACTCAATTTAAAGTTGGAAGGTATAATTGCAATTCCACCCATATATTATGagtggtttttgcaattttccaaaaaaaaaaaaaaaacacattattCTCATCCCCCAGTACACCACACAAAGGGGCCttggtaaaaaaataataatatattttttttaaaaaaaaaaaattccatcatATTTAAGGAGTTCAAGTACCTTAAACATTGGAAGAATCTAAGAAGTTCCCAAACAAATTAAGTTATTAAAGTTGCATTACAATTTTATAATCTCAAAGGCCCCTAAAATCTGCGGTCTTTGTTCATAAATTATGATCCTTGAAAGGGTATCCAATAAAACATTCCTGCCAATCAACGTGTTGAAGTACAATAATAATTGGTACATATTAATGTTGAGAATCAACCTTTCTTATTATCTTTCTTTGAGTTCCTGTTCGAATTGAAGCAACTTTTCACGAACAGGCTGCAAAAATCGCTTCAAATCTTGGCAAATCTGCAACTTATCCTCACCTAGAAGGTCTTTCTCTTCGCTCAGTCTCACGTCCATCTGTAATATTTCACAAGCAAAACACTTCATGGGCTAGAATCACAAGCGGATAAACCCCAAGTAAtagaaatattttcttttttatcaacGAAAAATATTCTGTTATCGTTACTAGCTATCGATACAAATCCCTTCTCCCCgaacatatatatatgtaagtAAACAGGCCAAAAAGGTTAAAAGCTTCAAAAAGGGAGTATACAATTTAAAAGCAGGCTAAGAGGATAATCAAAGAAGTCTTATTCAGTAAATCACCCAGCAAATCAccattaattattgaagtaATAACCAAAAATGTTCACTTGTTTTCAGGGCCTAAGACTATTAGTGGGTATTTGGCCCAAAGAGTTGGGGAAGTAAGAATTGGGAGTTAACTCCATTCCTTGTTTGGTTAAGGTGTTCATGAGCCCATGACTAAAACCTATCAATTTTTACGTCTTATCAATGCAAGAATTAAGAAACTGAATTCAGTATCAGCCTTGTCGATCCCCACATTGGCTCACAACTCCCTAGGTTCATTTGGTTTGAAATCCATCAAGGTTCAACTGAAAGGTGATTGGTTCAAGGGTACCCTTATCGAGAAAGACTCGTCATTAATGAGAAGGGTGAGTTAATAATCAAAGCACACGTAGGacaatgaaagaaagaaattgcTAGTAGGATTAAAGAGAATATTCTCTATTCTTTGTGCTTCAAATCGAGTCAGTGGAAGTTAACATTGAGCTTCCTATTGTGGTCTGATTGTCTTTTCAGGAAGAGCGGATTCAGATCTCTAAATAGATAGACTagaactaatttattatatgagAAAAAAAGCAAGGAAGAGCAAAAAAGAATCTTGTATACATCTGTCCACATCCAAGGCAGCCTAAAGTCTGGAAAAATTAGTGCTCGTATTTATTATTACATGTTATCTTCACTAATGAGTCTCTCTATGATTACTACCCTAGAACCATTCAATGAATTTGCAGTCCCTAAAATGCAATAATGAAAAGAAAGTACAATGTACCTGCAAGTCATCTAGCTCACCGAATGAGAATTCTGGGACATCTATATGCCCCTTCACCATCTTTTTCTCCTGTCGTATAGTCCACTCACCTGATATCATGTATTAATCGTGTTATTTCGGTGAATACATAGACAAAGGAAAGTGATACTAATCAGATGTAATTAAGCTAACACTACCTTTAATTTTCAATGTGAATTCATATGTATAACCAACGCGTTTCTTATTACGGACAGTCACTAAAAAGGCCTGCACACATGAATCAAGAGAGCCTGAGTCATTGATATAGTAACTGAAACGAGTGGGAAAAAAATGGTGTCTGTTCAATTGCAGGCATGAACATTTCATTGATTTCTTCATCTTATTTTTGGACTGTAACTTCATTTTATCATTAAGCAATTTGCAGCTTGGGGAGGTAGGATTTACTAGAAGAAAAAACTGGAGACTTGACCACCATAGGATAAATTGCGTATTTAAGATGCTGATATTGACATTATTAATTATCAGTTTTTCTTGTGTCAACCGAAcatagttcaattaattaagaCACACATCTTCAATCAAAagattaaatgttcaaatttctcCACCCTAAATGTTTGGttatactaaaaaagaaaaaaataacaatgtcatTTTTACTAGTTAAAGTGTTGAAAGGAGGACATTTTAAGGAGTGTAAGTACACAATTTTCAACAAATACCATAGACTCGCTTTTTCACACAACAGTTGCCAACTACGTAAAGCTACTTGAAGCATTAACTTTTGAGACAAATGTCAATGAAGTTGCTACTACCTACAGACCAGCAACTGCCAACAAAACAATTGTGGTCTAATATCTCAGTAACAAACCAGTTCAGTGAGTGCAACCATAAAAGTCACCCAGACAAGCAAAGAGCCATACAATTCAACACTGATTCTTTAAATAAAAAGGCATATATCTACAACATCATGACTTCTTATTCTAGAAGACCATCAAAGAATACTGGAATCAGAACATACTATGAAATAGACACACCAGACTCCCTCCTTTTTCATAAGAAACACAAAGTAATTTATTAATAGCCAGAAGAGGTTACAAAAGAAAGGCAGGGTGATAAGACATCTTCCTCAACGTAATAGGATTTATAACTTCTAAGAAACATTGTAGAAATAGTAGATGCCCCCAATTAtcatttaaattgaaatatccTAAGCTAATTGCAATTGAAttcaattaatgtttaaaaataaataaatctgagTCTCATTAATTCTAAATCGATGGTACAAtatgaaattagaaaaatgaaaaggaagaaAGGAAAGCACCCAACAGACACGAATAGAAAGAATTATAGTACTTGACTCAATTCCTGAATGAAACCAAAAAACATGATTAAGAAAATAGAGTAAGTTGGCCAAATTACAGATTCAAATGGTATAACTCtttcttaaatttaaatgaTGCCACATGCAAGTGCATGAAATCGTGAACTTGGACAGTATACTTAGCATGTGCTTTTACATTTACAACATTAtatttcaagaatttgatatatcTGTTTAAACTGCAATCAACAAATAATTAAGAACGATTAATATCGATTAGATTTATGTCAAGAATTATACCACCACATAAAGCTGGTACAGATTTGTATGATACAGTGATATTGCAAACCCCACCAAAAGTATTCACACTTGAATTTATAGAACAACCATTTGTATGATTACAAAGAAAGACGGCTTAAAACTTACATCCCCAACACATTTTGATACATCCGCTATTTCTGCTTTACCATTGGAGAACTCCAAGGAGGCCACTGACATTAGCAACTcctataataaagaaaataaaaaggagaGATCCTGTTAAAAAGAGGCAACAACAGATAGACTGGCATGGCAGAAAAAATTACAATTACATTGCGCCTGTTGAGTTACAAACCTTCATTCTATCACTTGCCCATTTATTCAAGTTCTTCTCTTCCCAAGTTCCAGCCTACATGAATAGTAAACACAAGACATCAGTCACATACAAACCCCTCTAGATCTAAGATCATCTCAAAAGCCAGTAAGTTTAGTGGCATTCCCTGTATGAGAATCTAAGTTGTCCACCTCCATGTTTTCACTTTTACTAAATTATAAATAGTATGTCTCACATCCTTGACGCTACTGTGCTCTTAAATTTACATAGAAAAGGACACATTCAATATAGTATTTAGCCTTACGTCATATCTCAAagttaacacaaattaatcaTAAACAAAGTTTGACTTCCTTCCTCACTTTCAAGTTTCAACTTTCTTCATGATATCGACATAATCCAACCAAATGGGTCAAAGATATTTAACAAAGTGTATACTGTCTCAAAGTTTGAAAACATGAACAGATGAAGGGTCAATCAGGACTAAAACGCTATATTAgcaaacattttcttttctttttctttttcagcaaaCCTCCTTCTtaacaagaaataaaaacaactaCATTCCTTCCAAATTTATCTCATTACTTTAAAATATTGCCAACATTTCAAATTCCTGGATTGAAAATCATTTCCAAAActttttttgataaaaaaaaaatcgagcCTCCTAACATATTGGAGTGGACTTCAATATCCAATTTCAAATATGATTACAAACGCTAGATTTCCcgcaaataaatcaaattatctCTACCTTAAGAACAAcaaacaataaaaagaaaatgtcgcaattcaaaaaccaaataagATACCCGATTCCAAACGGAGCCAAGGGTAGGAGGCTGAGACGCCTGAGAAGCGAGAATATCATCAGCAGAGAGCTTACGAGGGACAGGAAGTGGAGCTGCATCTTTCCGCGCTTCCCTAACCCAATAGGTGTAAGAAGCCCCCTGTTGGGTCTCTGACGAAACAGCTCCTCCATTTTCCATCACGAACCCAATAAAGAAGAGCTTCTTCCAATCTTCCCGATCACCAAGAATAATGTAAATATCCGATTCAAACAAGCGCACGCCAAATTTgaatgataaaatgaaaagggaTGAACTGGATCTGTGATAACACCTCGAAGCTTCCTGAAGATTATGAATTGCGGGGGGGAGGAAGCAGGTTCTTGGTTTTGTTGTTTGTATGAATGGCGCTAGGCGCAGCTTCTGAAGGAAGGCCTTCTCGCACGAGATTCAACGAGGCTTTTCTTGAACGTTCTCTTTGCTTTTCTATTGCGTAATGCGTCTATGCTTTTGAGATGGCCCATGTGAGGTAGCTCCCTTTTGTTTGGTTCTACAAAATGGCCTTATTTTAGGGTTTTAAGCCTCTTTTAAAGGGCCCAATTTAAAGACTATCATATTGTATATGGCTTGCCTTAGGTTGCAAATAAGGGTAATTGATCACCTTCACCAGTCACCACCTACTTCAATTTTggtttgtttgataactatttaaaaTGTATTAAGTTTAGTTctttttaaagtatttaatttaaaaataattcgatttaaaaaaaaattgaagtattagtaatcattcaaaatagttttgaagtcgtgtattttaattagtttatatcagaagaatttaaataaaaacgagtttttttataaaacaattctttttctctagtcAATTCATATCGACCTTTAATCTTGGACTCAAAAAATGTAtagtttttatctttttcaacTAAAAGAATTTACCAAATGTAAGTCTTAGGTCccgtttagtaatcatttgattttttattttcgttTTTTAATGTTAagccaatagtttaaaaaccaagctaaaatttgaaaactaaaaatatattttttaaaatttgtttttgtttttagaattcgGCCAAGGATTCAATTATTGTACTtgataaagatgcaaatcattgtaagaaaatggggaagaaataggcttaattttaaaaaacaaaaacaaaaaatgaaattgttaccATACGGGACCTTAGTTtttcgtttttaatttttgaaaattaaacttataaggTATAAACATTCATTCTACCCCTAGATTTTTTgttattgataacttgtagaaatacaagttactttagctcttaagttggaaaaactaaggtttttaatgataaaatctcctcatttttagaagaaatgcatagaattactcaaacattagcaaactcatgcaaaagaatgtttattactaaatactgcggcactaacgcgttatattgcaggatttcaacaagaagCTAACGCATGAGTAagaagtgtcgcaggcaaagtTCTAACGTgtgggccatgcgtcggagggattcaATGCAAAGAAGATCCATTGATttaggctgtttgtgtcaaatcaccacttgcaagtatgggcacctgtagtaggcggcgtctgaaaagcttccgagtGTTAGGCGGCTGACCAGGACATAGACTTTAATATTGCCCATCACCAAGCTGGAGATgaccaatgcctataaatagatgaaatccCTCCAGAGTTCGAAGTACACAGAAAATTTTCAAGTTCTCACTCTCAGTATTAGCATAGTCATAGTTTAGATCTTTAGAAGTTGTGCTGTGGTGCCGAGAAGAGCAGAAGGGTAGAAAACCACCATCACTGCCGGtcaaggagcggaggaagctgagcttgagaaagatacttcgtccaattcttatacaagtgattgtacacaactagaattgagccaaagggatacaagagattgtactctgtggCTTGACTTAGTTCCTTTCctctcatttatcgctttcatttaaactgattaaatattgcttttgtaaagacaatctgcttctttataaattcatatatttgatccatcacactttgtcattgtttatttcttgtttgtGTTGAATGCATAtatactttatgcaaaacttcatttcaaacgcctaagccaacttgatcaattggtaaaagcatccttAGCTTAGATTATTCGAAAGAGTAAATAAGCCAGCATcaagtagaacgcctagtacatctagagatagacttactggtgtttattgcattatgtgttcgacgcatgcatcctagagataggttttgtatgttattcgcattgagaagtgtgaATAAGAGTCTAACacataaacaaagataagcaagccacctcatccacatcacattctggttcgtgtacattcatcttagatcgacgcatactacttacattaaaatccattttcacatgatccatcattcactactcaactcttttgtatcttcttgcacaagcacaacaccttagtgtaaataacataTTTCTTCATATATTTTAGGAAACCTCTACAACagctacaacgcaaggtctgcgttagcttaacctgaatccttgagttcgaccctggacttacaaggaacctaaattggatttatacttgggtctgatttaggaaaacttgaacgtcaatagtGGAGTGTCGTGCATTCTGTTGCACATCTataacgcatcaacgcattaCAAATACAT comes from Benincasa hispida cultivar B227 chromosome 2, ASM972705v1, whole genome shotgun sequence and encodes:
- the LOC120070542 gene encoding uncharacterized protein LOC120070542; its protein translation is MENGGAVSSETQQGASYTYWVREARKDAAPLPVPRKLSADDILASQASQPPTLGSVWNRAGTWEEKNLNKWASDRMKELLMSVASLEFSNGKAEIADVSKCVGDAFLVTVRNKKRVGYTYEFTLKIKGEWTIRQEKKMVKGHIDVPEFSFGELDDLQMDVRLSEEKDLLGEDKLQICQDLKRFLQPVREKLLQFEQELKER